A region of the Pseudarthrobacter phenanthrenivorans Sphe3 genome:
AGGTATCGACGGCGATGGCGCCGCCCACCGCGGTGGAGCCAGCTGCAGGTGCTGCAGAGAATCCGCCGGTGGCCGTGGTGCTGCCAGCGGTGCCAGCGTCGGCTGTACCGGCGCCGTCCGTACCCGTGCCATCACCGCCTGCGTTCCCGCCGTCAGCACCGGGGCTGCTGGTTCCCGGATCGACGGTGCCGGCTCCGCCCGTACCGCCATCACCGGTATCGGTGCCGGGCTCTTCACTCCCGGTCCCTGGGCTCTCCGTGCCAGTGCCTGAGGTCCCCAGGCCCAGGCCGACGTCGATTCCCACACCGGCTTCCAGCCCGCTGGTGCCGCCCGTTCCCAGGTCTGCAACGGCGCCAACCGTTGCATCCAGCCCGCCGGTGGTTCCGTCCGTGCCGGTGCTGTCCCCGAGGTTGATGCCGACGGCGGCGTCCACGAGGGCATCCAGCCCGCCATCAGTGCTGGTGCCGGTTGTGCCGAGGCCGAGGTCGACGGCGGCCGCTGCGGCGAGGTCGGCTGTGGTGCCGTCCGCAACGGTGCCCGTTCCGAGGGCGAGTGCTGCGTCTGCCGCGATGGCGGCGTCGGCGGTGGTTGTGCCCGCGTCGGTGCCGGTTGTGCCGAGGCCGAGGTCGACGGCGGCTGCTGCGGCGAGGTCGGCTGTGGTGCCGTCCGCTGCGGTGCCCGTTCCGAGGGCGAGTGCTGCGTCTGCGGCGATGACGGCGTCGGCGGTGGTGGTGCCCGCGTCGGTGGTGCCGGTTGTGCCCAGGCCGAGGTCGACGGCGGCTGCTGCGGCGAGGTCGGCTGTGGTGCCGTCCGCCGTGGTGCCGTCCGCGACGGTGCCCGTTCCGCCGTCGAGCGTTGCATCCACTGCGGCGGCAACGTCAGTTGAGGCAGCCGGCGTTGGGCCACCCAGCAGGCCCAACGACGTCGACTCAACGGACGCCGCCGCCGAGATCAGGGCGGATCCGGAAAGGTCCGAACCGCTGGTGGTGTCCGCGGCGCTGGCCGCGGTGCAGCTGAGGGCCAACAGCCCGCCTGCAAAGAGGGTGCCAAGCAGCCCCCTGCGAAGAGTTGAACTCATGGTGGTGTCTCCTGAAGAAGTTGAGTAGGGCGCCGGTCAGCACCCTTGGGGTCACGTTCTGCCCGATGGGCAGGAAGGACTCAACTAGTCAGGAGAAGAACCGGGGTCGAATGACACCGGAGCAGGAGCGTGCGCAGAACGTTCACCGACGCTCAGGGCGCCAGTCATTGGAAGATCAAAGCCGAAGGGGTTCAACCAGGCCGCCGAGCCGGAGGAAGATGCTGAGCCGCTGCCTCCCGCACCTGAGCCCGTGGCCGGGGGAGCCTGGGCAGGGATCGGCGAAGGGCTGCGCGTGCCGGGTTCGCTGCGGGTGGCCAGAGGCATGGAAACGGTCGCGTCCGAAGCAACCGGACTTGGCGCGGGACGACGCGAAACAGACTCGGATGGTGCGTCTGCCTGGGCGTCGGCCTCAACCTCCGCAATACTTCCGGTTTCCGCCACGGGAAGTGCGCTGGCACGCACCCCGTCCACGGGACTGTTTGCGGCGCTGGCAGATCCTTCCCCAAGCAATGCGGCGGCAGGGGATTCCGGAAGCGGCACCGGGAGGGCTGGCGCGCCAGCCACAAGGCCGGCAACCGGCTCCAACACCCGGTTAAGCACGGGTAATGCCTCGGCCACCGGCGGCACCACGGTTTCCACGACTTCCGCAGCTGCAGCGTCCACAACACCGGCGACAGGAACCGAAATGGCCGAAACGGTATCCGCAGGAACCACCTGGGTTACCAGGGGGACGGCCGTCACGATGGAATCTGCAGTGGCGGACACCTCACCCACGATGGGCTGCAGCAGGCCGGGAGATTGTGCGGGTGCGGCCGCTTCCGCGATTGCAGGAGCGGCGGACTCGGACACGGGCAGCTTTTCCGTCACCGACGAAACTGAGGTGGTGACGCCCCCCAACAGGGAAGCTGTATCCGGAAGGGCATCGGCGGAAGCGGCGGTAGAAGAGAGCGTCAGCCACGTAATGGTGGCTGCCCCGGCGAGGAACACAGGGCGGAGTGCACGCCACGGCGAGCGACCTCCAGCCATGCGTACCACCCCCAGTACTGATGCATTCGACGATTGGCTACAGCCTAAGACCGGATGTTGCAGGAAGTCCAGAGCTTGCGAAAACTACTCGACAGAAGTGAAAACATCGGTGGTACGCATGACAGATGAGACACGACTGGTAAAGCCATTGACAGGCAACTGGGCTGCGGTCAGTGCCTGTCGTTCGGATAGCTGACACCAAGCTGGGCACGAACGCCATCGAAAAGGCGCATGGTGTTCAACGTGTCCTCCAGCGGCATGACCGGGCTTTCTGTCAGGCCCTGCTGGATACACCGGGTGACTTCCCGCAGTTCATACACATACCCTCGGCCCACTGCTTCGAAAGCTTCCGTCCGGCTCGTGTCCCAGCCGGTGGAGATTGTCAGTTCCCGCGGATTGTTGATCGAGCCCACGCTTTGGAGGAAGCCGAGGCTTCCCGCCACAGTGGCGGTCCGGGGGCCCTGGGCCATCAGCGAGGACGTCAATTGCACCTGGGCCCCGTGGTTGTATCCCAGCGTCAGGGCGTTTTGGGCATCCACCCCGTCATCATTGATAAATCCGGTGGCACTTACCGTCTGCGGGAAGCCAAGGGTGCCCAGCGCCCACAGCAGCGGGTAGACCGAAATGTCCAGCAGCGCGCCGCCGCCGTCCTTCTTTGCCCACAACCTGGCGGTGGGGGAGTAAGGGGCAGGAAAGCCAAGGTCAGCGGTCACCCAGTGGACCTCGCCGATCTCACCTGATGCGGCGATCTCGAAGGCCCGCTGCATGCTCGGCAGGAAGCGGCTCCAGACCGCCTCCATGAGAAACAGTTTCCGGCTCCTGGCAACCTCGATAAGCTCGGCCGCTTCGCGGGCGTTGATGGTAAAGGCCTTTTCGCACAGGACGTGCTTGCCCGCGTTGAGTGCGGCAAGGACGATCTGGTGGTGCTGCGCATGGGGTGTGGCAACGTAGACCACGTCCACGTTTTCGTCCGCGAGCAGCCGCTCATAGCCGGGAACCCCGCCGTCGTCCCCGTAGGCCTTAGCGAAGTCATAGGCCACTGCGAAGGCGTCAGCGGTGTCCTGGCCCCGGGAGCTCACGGCATAGAGTTCCGCATCGGCCAGCAGTGCCAGGTCCTGTGACACGGAGCGGGCGATCCCGCCGGTGGCAATGATTCCCCAGCGCAGGGGAGCGCCGGTGGCGGAACGGGGATCCTGGTCGGACTGGCTGGACAACCACGGCGTGGCGATGGGCGCACTCATGGTGACCATCCTCTCATTCTGTTCTGCGCGGATTCCGGAATGACCTGCGGAAATGGCAGCAAAAAAATGCCCGGCCCCGCGAGGGGACCGGGCATTTCCTGCTTAGGCTGCTTACTTGGTGATCGGTTCGAGGACCGGATCGCCCTGGTAGGCGGTCTTCACGTTCTCAGCGGTGACGATGACGGGCTCCAGCAGGTAGGCCGGAACAGTCTTGACGCCGTTGTTGTAGGAGTCCTTGTCGTTGATTTCCAGTTCCTTGCCGGCCTGGAGGTCCTTCACCATGGTGATGGCGTGCTCAACGAGCTTGCGGGTGTCCTTGTTGATGGTGGAGTACTGCTCGCCTGCCATGATGGACTTCACGGACTCTACCTCGGAGTCCTGGCCGGTGACGATAGGAAGTTCCTTGCCGGCGGCCTTGACCGAGGTCAGGACTGCGCGGGCCAGGGTGTCGTTCGGGGACAGGACGCCGTGCAGGGGCTCGCTGGTGTAGCTGCCCGTGAGCAGGGTGTCAGCGCGGCGCTGGGCGTTCTCAGCCTTCCAGCCCTGCGTTACTGCCTGTTCGAAGCTGGTCTGGCCGGAGAGCACTTTGAGGGTGCCGTCATCGATCTTCGGCTTCAGGACGCTCATGGCGCCGTCGAAGAAGACCTTGGCGTTGGCGTCGTCCGGGGAACCGGCGAACAGTTCGATGTTGTAGGGGCCCGAACCCTTCTTCGCCTCAAGGCCTTCCAGCAGCGCCTGGCCCTGGAGTTCACCCACCTTGAAGTTGTCGTAGGCCACGTAGTAGTCCACGTTCTCGGTGTTCAGCAGCAGGCGGTCGTAGGCAATGATCGTGGCGCCGGCGTCCTTGGCCTGCTTGAGCTGGGTGCCCAGCTGGGAGCCGTCGATGGCGCCCACGATGATGACCTTTGCACCCTTGGTGACCATGGCGCTGATCTGGTTCTGCTGCTCGGATACACCGCCGTTGGCGAACTGCACGTCAGGCTTGAACCCTGCCTCGTTGAGGCCGTCGTTGAACAGCTTCTCTGCCAGGACCCAGTTCTCACTGGTCTTCTGCGGAAGAGCGACGCCGATCGAGGAGTCCTGCTCGAACCCGCTGGCACCTTCGGTGCCGCCGCCGGTGGAGGTCTCTGACCGTCCGCAGCCCGTCAGCGCCAGTGCTGCGATGGCAGCGACAGCTGCTGCCTTTCCTGCTTTACCAATCATTCGCATTGTTGGTTTCTCTTTCTTTGTGGTGGTGTAACGCTATTCAGGCTGCAAAGCTCAGGCTTCCCTGGCGATCGCTTCCTTGGTGGAGGTGGTTTCGTCGGGCTGGAGCGGGTTGCTGGGCCCGCCGCCGGAGGCGCGTCCGCCGGAGTTCCTCATCAGCAGGCCGATGATGGACTTCTTGCCCTGGCTCTTGTTGTAGACGTCGAAGGCGACGGCGATCAGGAGGACCAGGCCCTTGATGATCTGGGTGAGGTCGGCACCTACGCCCAGGAGCTGGAGGCCGTTGTTCAGCACGGCCATGACCAGTCCGCCGATGATGGAGCCGACGACGGTTCCCACGCCGCCGGTCACTGCTGCGCCGCCAATGAAGACAGCTGCGATGGCGTCCAGTTCCCAGCCCACGCCGTCGAACGGGCCGGAGGCGGTGGAGCGGCCCACGAAGATCATGCCGGCGAGGCCGGCCAGGATGGACATGTTCATCATGACCAGGAAGTTGACCTTCTTGGACTGCACGCCGGACAGCTCGGCAGCGTGGCGGTTGCCGCCGACCGCGTAGACATGGCGGCCCAGCACGGTGCGGGAGGAGATGAAGCCATAGAGCAGGACCAGCACCGCGAGGATGAGGCCAGGGATGGGGAAGGAGGTTCCGGGCCGGCCGGTGGCGAACAGGTAAGTGGCGTAGAGGATGGCGCCGCCGATCAGGACCAGCTTCAGGGCAGTCACCCACATTTCCGGGACCTCGGCGCCAAGGGCCTTGGCCCGGGCACGGGAGCGGAGCTCGCCCCACACCACGAACGCAACGGCGGCGATACCCAGCAGCAGGGTGAGGTTGTTGTAGCCGGTGTTCGGGCCCACCTCCGGGAGGTAGCCGGCGCCCAGGTACTGGAAATCTGCGGGGACCGGGATGGTGTTGGACTTGCCCACGAACTGGTTGAAGCCGCGGAACAGGAGCATGCCAGCAAGGGTCACGATGAAGGCGGGGATGCCCACGTAGGCCGTCCACCAGCCTTGCCAGGCCCCGATGACGGCTCCGAGCACCAGGCCCAGCAGCACGCCGGCGTACCAGGGGATGCCCCAGTCGCGGATGGCCAGGGCCACGGTGACGCCCACAAACGCAGCGACGGAACCCACCGAAAGGTCGATGTGGCCGGCGATGATCACCAGGACCATGCCGATGGCCAGGATCAGGATGTAGGAGTTGCCATTGAAGAGGTTGATGACGTTGCCGGGGGTGAGGGTCCGGCCGTCGGTGGCGATCTGGAAGAAGACGATCAATGCCACCAGGGCGAAGATCATGCCGAATTGGCGGGTGTTTCCGCCAAACAGCTTTTTGAGGGCGTTCATGGTGTCAGTCCTTGGGTCCGAAGGTTCTGGGATGATCCAGGGGATCAGGCGGCTTTACGGGCGGAGGTCATCAGTTTCATCAGGCTTTCCTGGCTGGCCTCGTCTTTGTTCAGGACACCGGTGATGGCGCCTTCGAAAATGGTGTAGATGCGGTCCGACAGGCCCAGGAGTTCGGGGAGCTCCGAGGAGATCACGATGACTCCCTTGCCCTGGTTGGCCAGCTGCTGGATGATGCCGTAGATCTCGTACTTGGCGCCAACGTCAATGCCGCGGGTGGGTTCGTCCAGGATCAGCAGGTCGGGGTCGGTGAACATCCACTTGGCCAGGACAACCTTCTGCTGGTTGCCGCCGGAAAGTTTCGCCACGCCTTCCTCCACCGACGGGGTCTTGGTGCGGAGGGACTTGCGATACTGCTCCGCAACCGTGAATTCCTGGTTCGGGTCCACCACGAAGTTGCGGCTGATCTTGCGGAGGTTGGCCGAGACGGTGGTGGTCTTGATGTCGTCCAGCAGGTTCAGCCCCAGGGACTTGCGGTCTTCCGTGACGTAGCCCAGGCCGGCGTCGATGGCCTGGCGGACCGACTTGAGGGTGATTTCCTTGCCGTCCTTGTAGATCTGTCCGCTGATGAAGCGTCCGTAGGAGCGGCCGAAGACGGAGCGTGCCAGTTCTGTGCGGCCTGCGCCCATGAGGCCGGCGAACCCGACAATCTCGCCCCGCCGGACGAAGAAGCTGGAATTCTTGCAGACCAGCCGGTCCTGGACGTTGGGGTGGGCCACGGTCCAGTTCTTGACCTCGAAGAAGACCTCGCCGATCTTGGGCGTGTGGTCCGGGAAGCGGGATTCGAGGGTGCGGCCCACCATGCCCTTGATGATCCGGTCCTCGTCCACGCCGTCGGCTTTGACGTTCAGCGTCTCGATGGACTTGCCGTCGCGGATGATGGTGATGGAGTCGGCGATCTGCTCGATCTCGTTCAGCTTGTGGGAAATGATGATGCTGGTGATGCCCTTGGCCTTGAGGCCGAGCATCAGGTCCAGCAGGTGCTGGGAGTCGGACTCGTTCAGCGCAGCGGTCGGTTCGTCCAGGATGAGGATCTTCACGGATTTGTTCAGGGCCTTGGCAATCTCCACCAGCTGCTGCTTGCCGACGCCGATTTCCTTGATGGGCGTATCCGGGTCCTCGCGCAGGCCCACGCGGGCCAGCAGGTCCAGGGAACGCAGGCGGGCTTCGGCCCAGTCGATAACACCGCGTTTGGTGGGCTCGTTGCCCAGGAAGATGTTTTCCATGATGGACAGTTCGGGGATCAGCGCCAGTTCCTGGTGGATGATCACGATGCCGGCGTGCTCGCTGGCCCGGATGTCCCGGAACTGCTGCACCTGGCCCTGGTAGACGATGTCGCCGTCGTAGCTGCCGTACGGGTAAACGCCAGAGAGCACCTTCATCAAAGTGGACTTGCCGGCGCCGTTTTCGCCGCAGATGGCGTGGATTTCCCCGGCCTTCACCCGCAGGTTCACGTTGTCCAACGCTTTAACGCCCGGGAATTCCTTGGTGATGGACCTCATCTCGAGGATGATCGGTTCCGTTTGCGTGGTCTGGGACGTCATGAGCCCTAACCCTCCAATGCAATGACTTCTTTGTCCGGCCGGCAAAGCGCAGGGCCGTCTGATCCAAAAGTAAACTTGATCACTACTGTTGTCGTCAAGTCTTTAACGCAATCCGGCGGATAACGAAACGGTCTAGCTCTTCCGGATCCCCGCGTGCTGGAAGACGAGGGCGGCCGCACCGAGGGCTTCCGCACGGTCCCCCAGGGAGGACATGGCCAGCGTCGTGGTTTCGCCGATGACCGGTACGGCGTGCCGGACCAGGCCCCGCTTGATGGGGTCCAGGAGGATGTTGCCCAGCCCTGCCAGCGGTCCGCCCACCACAATCACTTCAGGGTTGATCAGGTTGGCCACATTTCCGAGCGCGCGGCCTACGGCGAGGCCCGCGTCGTCAATGACCCGCAGGGTGGCGGAGTCCCGCGCCAGGGCCTTGCGCACGATGTCAGCGGGCGTCAGCGGGCGGTCTTCGCCACGGCTGAGGAGCTCGATCATGGTGGTGGTGGATGCGATGGTTTCCAGGCAGCCGCGGTTGCCGCAGCGGCAAACCAGGCCCTGTTCATGGATGGTTGCATGGCCGATTTCACCGGTGATGCCCACGTTCCCGTAGTAGGGGGCCCCGTTGAGGATCAGCCCTGCACCGATGCCGGACCCGATCTTCAGGAACATCAGGTTGCTGACCCCGGAATGCTGCCCCCAGGTGACCTCCGACCAGGCGCCAAGGTTGGCGTCGTTGTCCACGAATACGGGGATTTCCAGCGTTTCTTCAAGGTATTGGAGGATGTTGATCCCCACCCATTCCGGCAGGATCGCGCCCTGCGCCACGGTCCCCGTGCGCCGGTCGATCGGCCCGGGGATTCCGACGCCGGCACCCACCACGGCGCTCCGTTCAACTCCGCTTTCCCGCAACAGCTTGTCCAGCAGGGCCACCGCCGCCTGGACGCCTTCCTCGGCCTGGTGGCCCAGCGGCAGCATCACGGATTCCTCGGCGATGACGTGATAGCTGAGCGAGGCCAGGACCACCCGGAGGTGCCGGCGCCCGAAGTCGATTCCCACCGCCACGGCCCCGTTGCTGTTCAGCCTGACGTTCAACGCGCGGCGGCCGGAACTCGTGGTCGGTTCCACCGACGCGAGCCCGGAATCAAGCATGATCTTGACGATGTTGGAGACTGTCGCAGTGGAAAGCCCGGTCTGCCTGGCGAGTTCGGCCTGCGTGGCCGGTCCGCCCATGAGGGTTTCAATGATGCGTTGCTGGTTGAGCTGCCGCAGGGCCGATTGGGACCCGGGATTTTTCGGTTTGCTCCTCGTTGAGCGCGTGGTTGCGGACATGCTAAGAAGATTGCCCTATTGCCGGTCTTGGAGTCAAGAAGTTAACACAAGCCTGTGGTTTGGGGCCTCCCTTCGGTGGGTAGGACGATCTGACCCTGCCCGCCCCGCCCGGGGTGCAAACAGGCCCGGCAGCCCGACGATGCGCTCGTTACGCTGGAGGAGCGGCCCAACCAACGGGCCCTTCGACGATGGAAGGTGGTAGCAGTGCTGCTGGCACTCCTGCAGGCTAATTCTGCAGTCCTTGATGTTGAGGCCAACTGCAGCGCCATCGCTGCCGCTGCCCGTGCTGCCGCCGCCCGCGGTGCAGCCGTCCTGCTGACCCCTGAGTTGTTTCCAGTTGGCTACGCGCCCCGCCGGGTACGTTCGGAACTGGCTCCCGCGTTGCTTCCGGCTCTCCGGGACCGGCTGGCAGCCATCGCCCGAAACAACCGCATTGGACTGGTCTACAGCCTGCCGCGCATTAGCGAACAGGGCGAGTGGCAGATCAGCGCAACACTCCTTGACGCGACCGGTGCCAGCCTGCTCAGCTACGGCAAAGTCCACCTGTTCGGGCCCGACGAGCGTGCGGCTTTCAGCCCGGCCAGGGAACGGCCCGGTGTTGTGGACTTCAACGGCATCCCCACCTCCATGGTGATCTGCTACGACGTGGAGTTTCCGGAGGCCGTGCGGGCAGCAGCCGTTGGCGGCGCGGAGCTGCTGCTGGTTCCCACCGCACTGGCGCACGGCTTCGATGACGTTCCCCGGGTCCTGCTGCGCGCGCGGGCGCTGGAAAGCCAGCTGACGATTGCCTACGCCAATCACAGCGGTGACGAAGACGGCTGCCGGTTCCTGGGCGGAAGTGTTGTTGCCGGGCCCGACGGCGGGCTGCTGGCAGAGGCGGGCGGGGAGCCACAGCTGCTGTACGCCGAGGTGGACCCGGGGGCGGCCGGGCGCGAACGGCGCACTGTGCCGTACTTGGAGGAACGCCGCCCGGACCTCTACAGCTCCTGGGGCTTCTGAGCCGGCTCCTGGTCCGGGACGTACTGCAGCGCAATCCAGAGTTCGGCGCGGACCTGCGCCTGGCCCAGATCCATCCCCAGAAGCTCAGCCGCCGCATTGATTTGCCGGCGCACGCTGTTGCGGTGCAGCCCCAGGTCCTTGGCTGTGGCATCCCAGCTGCCGTGGGCAGCCAGCCAGGACCTGAGCACCCGCAGCTGCGCTGCCCGGCGCTCGGCGTCGAGTTCAAGGACGGGTGCCAGCAGGCGCCCCGCGAGCAGGGTGCCGGCGTCACCGCCCAGCAGGCCTGTCACAGACCAGGTCAGCTCTTCCTCCCTGACACTCATTCCGGTGGCTTGAACCCGCGGGCGCAGGGCGCTGGCACGCCGGTACGCGGCAGGCAGGGCCGGAAGTTCCGCGGGTTCGCCCACCACCAGCCGCCAGCCCAGCTGTTCCACTTCGGTGAGCAGGGCGGCATCCACCTTCAGCCGCGTCACGGCGGTGAAGCCGTACTCGGTGAGTTCCACCATCTTGGTGTCGAACAGCCTGCGCCACTGGAGCAGTTCCCGCACCGGTCCGTCCGCGGCGGCCCCGGCAGGAATTTCGGCCCGGACGCCCTGCACCACACGCACCGGACCTGACCGTGTTCCGGCAACGCTCTGCGCCAGCAGTTCCTGCAGGCCCGCCAGTTCCCGGGGATTGGATCCGGACAGGCTCCCGGGGTGCAGCAGCAGGGCGGTGGCCAGCTGGCTGGGCGCCAATGAACCGCTGGTCCGCTGCCGGACCAGCAGTTCGAGCAGGCCCACCACGGAGGACACCACGTTGTTCTGGGCCGGGGTGAGGGCCCTGTCTGTTCCGAGCACCAGGGCGCCGAGCGTGGCGTCCCGGGTGCTTCGCAGCGGATGGCCGAACACCAGCGCCGGGCCAGCCGGCGTTTCCAGGGCTTCTGTCTCCACCCGTGGCCCGCTGCCGCCAAGGAGCTTTTTGAGCAGCGGCTGGAGCTGGGAAAGTCCGACGGCGGCCCCCGCCCGGGCGCGGACGCGGCCGTCGGTGCCCACCAGTACGGCCCACACGGGAACGCGTTGGATCAGCGCCGCCAGCAGTTCATGCTCCGGACGGGCGGAGAGTACCGCCCGCATAAGGTGCCGGTTCGTCTCCGCGAGTTGACGGAACACCTGGGCATTGCCCGATTCGAGGAGCTTGGAAAACTCCAGGCCCAGGGCGGCAAAGGGAATGTCCGCCGGTACCTGCACCAAGGTGAGGCCGTGCCGGCGGCAGGCCTGCACCACGTGGTCCGGGACGGCGTCGTAATAGGGCTGCAGGCCGAAGCCGAGCGCCGCTACACCGGCCGCGACAAGGCGCCGGACATACTCGTCCGCCCTCGCCGCGCCGCTGCCCCCGGCGTCCCGGAAGGGCAGGCCGGCTGTCAGGACGAACTCGCCGTCCAGCAGGTACGGCGTGGGATCCTCAAGTTCGCTGGGTTCCACCCACCGCAGCGGGGCATCGCCGTTGCCGGCGTCGTTCACCACCAGCACCCCTGCAGGCAGTGCCGCCAGGAACTGTCCCAGCGTCACGGCGTCGAGCTGGTCCTGGCCGGCATCGGCTAGTGGTGCATTGCGACTCATGAGTGAAGACTACAGGTCACTTTGCACATCGTTGAGATGCGGCTCACAACCCTAGGCTTGGGGAGGGGAAACCAGATCAACCACTCACTGACATGAACGGACGTCAACGATGACTGTGCCTACACTCTCCGGCCGCGCACCGGCCGGGAACAGCGGATCCGGCAGCCGCCCGGCGCTGGCCGCGCAACTGCTGCGCCGGAAACCGATCTCACAGATGGTCAGCGAAGCCGCAGGCAATGACGGCGACCCCCGCCTGGTGCGCAGCTTCGGCGTCCTGCAGTTGACCATGATCTCCGTGGGCGCCACCCTGGGCACAGGCATCCTGGTGATCCTGGGGGAATCGGTACCGCTGGCCGGTCCCGCCATCTGGATCTCCTTCGCCATAGCGGGCCTGGCCGCGCTGCTGTCAGCGGTGTCCTACGCGGAAATGGCGGGCCTCGTGCCGGTGGCCGGCTCGAGCTACTCCTACACATACGCCACCATGGGGGAGGGGATGGCCTGGATCTGCGGCTGGTGCCTGGTCCTGGAATACGCAGTGTCCGTGGCCGCCGTCGCGGTCGGCGCAGGGCAGTACGTCAACGAAGCCCTGGCGGTGTTCGGCACTGTCCTCCCTGATGCCGTTTCGCAGCCGCCGGGAGATGGCGGCATGGTCAACATCCCGGCCATGGTCATCGTTGTCCTGGCCACCATCCTCCTGGTCCGCGGCGCCAGGGAAAGCGCCTGGATCAACACCGCCATCGTGGTGGTCAAGGTGGGCATCCTGGTCTTCTTCTGCGCCGTGGCATTCACCGCCTTCAACGCCGGAAACTTCGAACCGCTGCTGCCCATGGGCGCAGCCGGCGTCTCGGCCGCAGCGTCCCGCGTCTTCTTCTCCTACATCGGCTTCGACGCCGCCTCCACTGCTGGCGAGGAAGCCCGCAATCCCAAGCGTGACCTGCCGCGCGCCATCATGCTTTCCATGCTGATCGTCACCACCATCTACGTCCTGGTGGCCGTTGCCGCCATCGGTGCCCGTCCCTGGGGCTGGTTCGACGGCACCGAGGCCGCCCTGGTGAAGATCCTCGAGGAGACCACCGGCCAGCCATGGATCGCACTGGTCTTTGCGGTGGGTGCTGTTCTGGCCATCGCCAGCATCGTCCTGACCGTTCTGTACGGGCAGACCCGCATCCTGCTGTCGATGTCGCGTGACGGACTCATTCCGAAGGTCTTCGGCCGCCTCTCCCGCCGCACCGGCACTCCGGTGGCCGGCACGCTCCTGGTGGGTATCGCCGTCGCCCTCACCGCAGGCCTGGTGCCCCTGGGTGCACTGGCGGACGCCACCAGCATCGGCACCCTGTTCGCCTTCGCCCTGGTCAACGTCGCCGTCATCTACCTGCGCCGGACCCGGCCGGAGCTGGAGCGCACCTTCCGCGTGCCCCTATTCCCGCTCACGCCGATCCTCGGTGCCGCCATGTGCGCGTACCTGATGGCCAACCTGGGCGCCGACACCTGGGTGACCTTCGCCGTGTGGATGCTGGTGGGGATCGCCGCGTACTTCGGTTACGGCCGCAGGAATTCCCGGGTGGCGGCGCTCAGCAACGAGGAATACCGTGAGCTTGCCGGACCGCAACTTTCATCCCAGCAAAACCCCGAACCGACGAAGGCAGAACTTCCATGACCATCGCCACCGAACTGCCGGCCTTTGATCCGTCCAGCACCACGGCAACAAGGGCAGCGGCCCCTGCCCCGGACGGCTCAGCCCCCGGCCCCATCACTATGCTCAACCCGGACTTCCCGTTCAGCTACGACCACTACCTGGCCCACCCGGATGGCCTGGGGTCGGTGCCTCCGGCACTGTACGGAACCGAGGTTGCCGTCATCGGTGCGGGACTTTCCGGCCTGGTCACGGCTTACGAGCTGATGAAGCTGGGGCTGCGGCCGGTGGTGTACGAAGCAGACCAGATCGGCGGGCGCCTGCGCACGGCTGCGTTCCCGGCTGCGCCCGGCGTGGTGGCGGACCTGGGCGGCATGAGGTTCCCGGAGTCCGGCAAGGCGTTCTACCACTACGTGGACCTGCTGGGACTGGACACCCAGGAGTTCCCCAACCCGTTGTCCCCGGCCACCTCCAGCACCGTCATTGAACTGGCCGGCCAGAAACACTACGCCGAAAAACCGGGCGATCTGCCGCCCTTCTTCCGCGAAGTGGCCGATGCTTGGAAGGCCGCCGTGAACGACGGCGCCAAGTTTGTGGAGATGCAGGAAGCCATCCGCGCCCGCGACACGGCCCGGATCAAGGAGCTCTGGAACGACCTGCTGCCGCTGATGGACGAGCAGACTTTCTACGGGTTCATCGCCGCCAGTGACTCCTTTAAGAAAGCGGGGTTCGCGCACCGGGAA
Encoded here:
- a CDS encoding ROK family transcriptional regulator, whose translation is MSATTRSTRSKPKNPGSQSALRQLNQQRIIETLMGGPATQAELARQTGLSTATVSNIVKIMLDSGLASVEPTTSSGRRALNVRLNSNGAVAVGIDFGRRHLRVVLASLSYHVIAEESVMLPLGHQAEEGVQAAVALLDKLLRESGVERSAVVGAGVGIPGPIDRRTGTVAQGAILPEWVGINILQYLEETLEIPVFVDNDANLGAWSEVTWGQHSGVSNLMFLKIGSGIGAGLILNGAPYYGNVGITGEIGHATIHEQGLVCRCGNRGCLETIASTTTMIELLSRGEDRPLTPADIVRKALARDSATLRVIDDAGLAVGRALGNVANLINPEVIVVGGPLAGLGNILLDPIKRGLVRHAVPVIGETTTLAMSSLGDRAEALGAAALVFQHAGIRKS
- a CDS encoding substrate-binding domain-containing protein → MRMIGKAGKAAAVAAIAALALTGCGRSETSTGGGTEGASGFEQDSSIGVALPQKTSENWVLAEKLFNDGLNEAGFKPDVQFANGGVSEQQNQISAMVTKGAKVIIVGAIDGSQLGTQLKQAKDAGATIIAYDRLLLNTENVDYYVAYDNFKVGELQGQALLEGLEAKKGSGPYNIELFAGSPDDANAKVFFDGAMSVLKPKIDDGTLKVLSGQTSFEQAVTQGWKAENAQRRADTLLTGSYTSEPLHGVLSPNDTLARAVLTSVKAAGKELPIVTGQDSEVESVKSIMAGEQYSTINKDTRKLVEHAITMVKDLQAGKELEINDKDSYNNGVKTVPAYLLEPVIVTAENVKTAYQGDPVLEPITK
- the mmsB gene encoding multiple monosaccharide ABC transporter permease — its product is MNALKKLFGGNTRQFGMIFALVALIVFFQIATDGRTLTPGNVINLFNGNSYILILAIGMVLVIIAGHIDLSVGSVAAFVGVTVALAIRDWGIPWYAGVLLGLVLGAVIGAWQGWWTAYVGIPAFIVTLAGMLLFRGFNQFVGKSNTIPVPADFQYLGAGYLPEVGPNTGYNNLTLLLGIAAVAFVVWGELRSRARAKALGAEVPEMWVTALKLVLIGGAILYATYLFATGRPGTSFPIPGLILAVLVLLYGFISSRTVLGRHVYAVGGNRHAAELSGVQSKKVNFLVMMNMSILAGLAGMIFVGRSTASGPFDGVGWELDAIAAVFIGGAAVTGGVGTVVGSIIGGLVMAVLNNGLQLLGVGADLTQIIKGLVLLIAVAFDVYNKSQGKKSIIGLLMRNSGGRASGGGPSNPLQPDETTSTKEAIAREA
- a CDS encoding Gfo/Idh/MocA family protein yields the protein MSAPIATPWLSSQSDQDPRSATGAPLRWGIIATGGIARSVSQDLALLADAELYAVSSRGQDTADAFAVAYDFAKAYGDDGGVPGYERLLADENVDVVYVATPHAQHHQIVLAALNAGKHVLCEKAFTINAREAAELIEVARSRKLFLMEAVWSRFLPSMQRAFEIAASGEIGEVHWVTADLGFPAPYSPTARLWAKKDGGGALLDISVYPLLWALGTLGFPQTVSATGFINDDGVDAQNALTLGYNHGAQVQLTSSLMAQGPRTATVAGSLGFLQSVGSINNPRELTISTGWDTSRTEAFEAVGRGYVYELREVTRCIQQGLTESPVMPLEDTLNTMRLFDGVRAQLGVSYPNDRH
- the mmsA gene encoding multiple monosaccharide ABC transporter ATP-binding protein — translated: MTSQTTQTEPIILEMRSITKEFPGVKALDNVNLRVKAGEIHAICGENGAGKSTLMKVLSGVYPYGSYDGDIVYQGQVQQFRDIRASEHAGIVIIHQELALIPELSIMENIFLGNEPTKRGVIDWAEARLRSLDLLARVGLREDPDTPIKEIGVGKQQLVEIAKALNKSVKILILDEPTAALNESDSQHLLDLMLGLKAKGITSIIISHKLNEIEQIADSITIIRDGKSIETLNVKADGVDEDRIIKGMVGRTLESRFPDHTPKIGEVFFEVKNWTVAHPNVQDRLVCKNSSFFVRRGEIVGFAGLMGAGRTELARSVFGRSYGRFISGQIYKDGKEITLKSVRQAIDAGLGYVTEDRKSLGLNLLDDIKTTTVSANLRKISRNFVVDPNQEFTVAEQYRKSLRTKTPSVEEGVAKLSGGNQQKVVLAKWMFTDPDLLILDEPTRGIDVGAKYEIYGIIQQLANQGKGVIVISSELPELLGLSDRIYTIFEGAITGVLNKDEASQESLMKLMTSARKAA